TGGGCACTGCAAGACGCATTCGGAAACAGGCATGCTACAAGTCACCGCTTAGTTCTTCGTTCGGGACAGATGTTTCTGATTGTACATATTCCATCTTCCGTAATTGCAGCGGCTGCAGccattttcttcttgaaaagACTTTTTTGTAATGGACCCCTCTGTCCGTTCCCACACAGTTGGCGTGAACCTTATGTCGCATTTTTCCTCGCCTTCTGACTCATTCTACGCAATGGTATTCTCATTTTGTTGCGCGGTGAAATGGTGCAATACAGACGGGTATGTTTCCGCAAGCATCTTCTTTGAGAGAAGATAACGCACTACGTTTTGTAGTCACCGCACGCGTCTGTGAATGCCGGTGGACGTCTTGCTGtggctaccactactactagtatGTGTTGAGGGATGTTGAGAAAGAAGATTCAACCTGttatacagtattttttaaagccatttgtttctgttttttacttATGAAGAGCGTTGTGTGTCGCCCACGGATGCAGGTGGATGTGTACAATCCGTTCAACCATCGATTTCTACTACATCTGCACGTTCGAAGACCTGTTCAATATATCCTATGTTGCAGAgagtgtgtgtacgtgtatacGAAAACGCAACTCGCGTATGCACTGCAGCGTCTGTTCCTCACAGCGCGCACGAAACTGCTGCCGCTGCTCGTGTACATACTCCACTGCGTGACTTAAACAGCTTTCTTGGTAAAACGTCAACGTGAAGTTCGTTTCGATTTCGTTCCATATATTCGCAGCCCTATATGCCCATAGGTAACATTTGGCACTTGGGGGTGCCATGAAAACTaattatatatgtaaacatttttCTTGAGAGTAggcgtatacatatatgtatatatttatacctcTGTAGATACATATAGgtttatatacatgtacatagttatataggtgtatatatatgtatatgtatacatatgtgtaatcAAATTTGGCTACAAGCGTTTTCTCGGAGACCCCATCAACATGGCTACATTAGGCGTATTTAACGCTTTAGGTACTGGAGATATCCTTCGACGACTCTTATAGAGACCTCTTTCACGACGGCCGTGTCGTAGCCCAGGTGGCAATACTATACCTGCAAAACCAACAGCAACACTCAGCAACagacacgtatatatatatatatatattaatagcTGTATAggtgtaaatatgtatgtatatgtatatttatacatatgtgcatatacaaaAAATCTGGTTCTTCTATTGGCTGTACTCGATGTGTGTGTACATCAGCTCTTCTCACAGTACTCTAAGGTAAGTGtatttatgatatatatatatagatatatatatgtagaaaGAGTAGCAACTTTCTAATCCATTCTTTTTACACTCCTCTCAATCAATATATGCACAGCAACGTCTGTGCCACCACTAAGAGATCAGCAGAGAAAAATTTTCCTCTGTGGTCTACTAAGGaaagatgaaattttttttttggggtgGACACCCTTTTATGCCTTGGCGGTTAAGAGTAGTGTACTACTGAGTTGCATACTGAAGAACAAATACCTATCGTGCAGTAGTAGCCACACTCTTTCAGTGCCGAGCAGCATTCTGACACTGTGCAACGCAGGAGGAAAACGTCTAAATATGTTCTGTATCGTAACATTGcgaacacagacacagacacacacttacacatacaactcaattctgctgctttttctcttgtGCGTAGCCGTCGCTAATACAACACCAAAGATACCAGTCTCTCCAGCCTCCCTCAACAGCCAATACGCACTGGCATTACTACACTGTCTCCCTAGCCTCCTCTAGTGGCATATCTGCAGTGTGAATGAAACCCAGACTCTCTGTTCTGGCGTACGGGCGTATATGTGCGTATTATGTGTGGTAGCGTTACTATACAGCCTCCATAGCTCCTCCACACGGGGTATACACAGACGAATTACCACACAGAAGACTACCTAGCTTGTCTTAAAGATCTATTACCGGTGGGTTTAGTACAACTGTTGAGGATGCTGCTATTGAAGACTTGATATGCTTAcacaacaacaaaagagaaatgACAAATAAGCACAAGTAGATCTTTCTTGGGTAATTAGACAGTTAAACGTGCATAGTAAGAAGGTGACATCATAATTTGGGAAGAATGCACGTAGAGCAGTGTGCGTCCTGTTCTTCCCGCTAACAAATATGTGTATGCTGACGATTACGCAGAGAgatagagcgagagagagaagagaaaaaaagagactatTAGTGTGAGGGAGTCTATGTATTCGTATATAATACTGACGATgcgaaagaaagcaagagagactaTTAGTGTGAGGGCGTCTATGTATTCGTAATACTGACGGGACGAGAGAGAGGTTCAGTGTGAGCGTTTATGTGTTTTTCGCCTAGAGAAGCGAACCGAACAGACAGCAGTTTTACGTACCGACAAGCGAGCAGGTCCATTGTAGACAGGATCAGTAGGGAGATGTAATCACAAACTTATCTCAAAGAATGCCAAAAGATGAAAACTCAACCAGACACGAGTACACCAACAAGCTGCAAAGAAGAAGAGAACGTGTTTAAAGAATATGAACCCCAGATGTGGGAGACATAGACACACGAGGGTGAGTATATCAGGACAAAGAACCGCAGgcgaagagaatgagagagagagagaggtagagagagaacgGGAAGGGCAGCGGAAGCAGTAGTAAGAAGAGAAACACTAACTCAATATAAGAGGTACAGTGGCTAAAAGTTGAAAGTTGTGAAATTGTAAACGTGGAGAGCACCACAGGCAGCACACGGCAACGACAAACGagctacacagaaaaaaaaatttttctgtgtaaaagaatacttctctctctccctctccctctctctcttcctcgttgtctttctctctgctggttatCATGTTTAATACGCACAGCCAGTTGGTAGTAGAAGAGTATCCTCCTGATCATGGACGTCGCGTAAAGTTATATGGACATCTTTTGAAAAGATTACGACAGTATGTACGATCATTTGCTTATgaaattttgatttctttatgACTACTGCGATGCTAAATTGCTGTCCCACACGTTGTCTTGTGTACAAAGACTGGGTTCCTTTCGTTAAGCTATTCTTcgttgtttttatattttttacaaaggAGGCTACATAGGTATTATTCTTTGAAGGAGTGAGTTCTACTACTGGACTACTATTGCAGCTCGtcaacagaaaagcaaaatttcCTTAATTTACTCAGGGCTCCATACcctatattacatatatataatagaaaaacaaagaggTAAACTTCTCTCTCCTTACACTAGCCCTTTCTGACTTACTTTCATTTccgaaaaaaagaaataattatagaTATACTATGCATACTATatataaaagaatttatttttattcttaaatttaccTGGTCGTCATTAGCTACCATATAATGCATACTCCACCGAACACCATCTCCCACAGGACGCGTAGCCGCCGACTGCAGAGGAATCAGCCAGCAGCATGGATTTGCTCCGAATACCTGTATTGCAGAGAAAGAAATTAAGTAAAGAAATGCAAAACAGCAGTGAGAGCCTTTAGTGCAAAGAAAGCACAATATATAacgtgtacatatacatatatatatatgagtctGTGGGTACACGTATGCGTtcgtcttctctgtgtgtgtgtgtgtgtgtgtttgtgtatgtgtgtgtgtgtgtgtatgtgtgtttgtgtttgtgtgtgtttgtgtgtgtttgtgtttgtgtgtgtgtgtttgtgtgtgtgtatgtttgtgtgtgtgtgtgtgtgtgtgtgtgtctgtctgtgtgtgtgtgttcgccttctgtgtgtgtgtgtaagagtttGTTTGTACTTGCTGTGCATTCGTTTTGCTGTGAGTCAACTTCGAACCAAAAAGAAGCATTGCATGCGTCGCGTGTCACATCTCCCCTCATATATATATCTCTCGTTCTACGTCTAAGTACAGGGAGGAGAAGATTTATAGCGCTGTTTTTGAAAGAAGCGAATGCATAGCTAGTCACTTACACGCCGACTTTGTGCGTGCGTATGGTGTAGCGAATTCTGTGTAGACACATACACGCGCATACGTAGTGGAGGAGGCTATGTATGTAGATGAGCGTGGAAATGTCGTTGATGTAGCTGTAGTTGTGCGACTATTTAAGTATACGCATACGTGGTTCTAGGTATATATGTGAAACAGGAAAAGGcgggtggggggagggcggggggaccGGAAGGTGTTAAAAATGCCGATATGTGTGTGAACGTGGGTTTATTGatatgtgtgtgtaggtatgtatCTGTTCGTCTGTGTATATCTGCATGTTAGAGCTGTATTGGTGTCTccctgtgtgtttatgtgtgtgtgtgtgtgcatgtgttaatGAGAGTGCTGCTGTATAGTAGACAGCAGGtcgacatatatatgtatatatttgctcTCGCGTGATAGGTTTTTTATACACAAGAGCACATCCTCATTATtaccgccaccaccaccatcagGACCACCCCCATTACTACTGCTATCAGTGCCAGGATCACCCTCTTCACTACTCCTACTATTACCAGTACCACCACTCCCCTTTgtactagtattactactaccactaccaccCCATTACTATTCCCATTACCACGACTACTACAATTACTATCACCACCCCATTCCTACAACAACTAGGACCAGACCctcattactactactactactagtaccgccaccaccaccaccatgcccATCAATACCGCAGATACACCATcccattactactactactaccaccgaCCCCCCTACACTACCACTACCACCATCACACAACCTCCATTATCACAACCACCAGGACTATTACCCAGCACGTTATTTTTTTAGGACGCGGACTGCGGTGCCCCCCGCGCCCACGTTTACCGTTTCTGGTGTCTGTataccagagaaagagagaagtctgTCTGCATGCAGATGGGGAGAAAGTTTGTCAATTGCCGAATATCTGGTTGCCCTTACTCACCTGCTCAACATTTCTACTGACTCCTAAGTCATAACGATTCCTGTCTCTATTAACGACATCCATATTTTCGATTGTCGTCGAGTTCTGCATGCATGCATCGCACAATCCAAATTCAAAATACAAAGAAACGCAGCTCTcatacaaaataagaaaaagatgcTTCTCGTGTCCTTCTCAAGAAGAATATTGCTTCTTCACTTCACCGAGAGAAAGATAAATGTGGTCTAGCAGAGGCTATTTCATATAGACACATTCCGCAAAATACCATAAGCCGCACAAAACAtccatttgtgtatgtgtgtgtatgcaggtatgtggtgtgtgtgtgtgtatgatttgtgtgtgtgcgtatgcatGTGTACGAgtgtatgtctctgtctctgggtgtgcgtatgtgcatgtgtgtccgCGTACGCAGGTATGTGGTGGGTGtggtatgtgtgcgtgtgtgtgtatatgagtggCTGTATATGTGTTTGAGTGCGTGTGTACGTCTCTGAGTGTGTGGGCGTGTGTGAGTATAAATACGTGCGCAAGCAGCGTGgcggtgtgtgtgcttgtgtgtgggtGTGACTGTGATGTATGTGTGTCCATGCAGAGACCGTATGTTTGtgaaggtgtgtgtatgtgtgtgtgtttatcggCTGGTGGGTGAATGTATGTGTCTGCCACAATCATTTCCTCTTCGTCTTCTTCTCTGTGTTCTTCATTAGGCCACGACGCTCTTCCGTAATACCTCTAGCACTCGCCTTCTCACGATGTGCTCTGCATACACCGCCTCGAAAAGATGTGTGCTCAAGGGAGCTGCGTGTGCAGCCAATTTATATACACgtctatatacatatgtgtaaaaaaacatgcatgtatatatatatatataaagagagagagacagattttcatgTATGTCTAGACAAAGGCGTATGTATTATTGCTGATGCTACGGTTGCTGAGAAAGAGCGAGACATAGACAGAGTTAGATATATGTACACACGTATATGAATGCGTGTAGTTTTGTGCATGCAACTATTGCTGCGATTTGGAGAGCTAACAGATGTAAGAAGACATTTGGGTGTGTTCTCTGCTAGTacgccattgctgctgctgctgtcgttgAACATTTGAAcctacacaaacacatatatatatatatacacaaacatatataagcatatatatacatacatatagaggcatatatatatactaaCACAAGAGTGATCTAGGAGCACTTAGAAAAACTTTTGATAAAAGTATGCCGCCTGTTACTATCAGTCGTGGTCCTGGTAAGTTCATGCATGGAAACACTGAAAGCCATCTTGTGCTATTGCTatgactgctgctgctgttgttttctttcttcacgCTTTGCCACGTGTAAATACATACGAATATATATAGAAATaatcagagagatacagagagacacagtgagacaggaagagagagagagaaagatagagagagacattAGCAGGCAGTAGATACTACTGCTATGGTTGCTGCTGTCCATTTTCTTTGTACATTGCCTCGTGTTgtgatgtatacatatatatatatatatatatatatatatatagagggagatacagagggagaggaaaagagagatatatgtatacatatatatgcacatatgtaaagagagaaggggagagtgaGAATAAAAAGCAGAAGAGAGGTACATTTCAGAGAGACGTTTACTGAAGCCTTGTTTTACgaagaaagagcaaaagagagatacatatatatgtataatagaAAACAGAGAACGacgaaacaggaaaaaaatatatatacacaaggAGGACGGTCAGTAATAAGCAACAGCTCCATTCTTCTTCGATACAAGGATGATGGTCACGGAGATATCACAGCATTGTGAGAAAAAAGAGAAGCATAGTATTACTGTTGATGATATACGTTGATAACGGCTTGTTGCAAAAGAAGATCATACCGTTGGTGTACAGAACAGTTCGATACCTGCAGCACCCTGTATgggtgtgcatgtctgtgtgaaacatgaaaggaagaagagactatttccaaacaaaaaggaagagggaaaagaaataaaggaagaacgAGTAGCACTTCTCTTCCGTATTCCTCCTCCTCtcgttctttttctttttcttcttcttcgtcttcaTCCCTTGCTACGGATGTTGACAGTGTGAAGACAGAAGGTGAATAGACTCTTTCTTGCAGAAACGAAGAGTGACACGATGGTAGTTAccacctccccctcttcctccttctcctctttttcttgttcttctgcttctgctcctttttctgtttgttctctTGCTGGTGTTGAAGATAGTTGTAGTGACAGGAGAGTGGTTAGTCCTAgttgtggtgatggtggtggtagtagtagtaatagtagtgggGATAGTTGTATAACTTACCCTCAAGACGAGATTCATGTGAAAGCGAGAGAAGGGAATTAAGGCAAAAATCAAAATCATGGAGACGAACAAGACTAGGCAGACGTAGACATATCTCAATACACTCCACGGTGCATGCTGTTGGAAGTCTACTTCTCCAGTCGTCGTAGTAGTACTAGTGCCTGTTGAAAATTGACGAGGTGCTCTGCCATAGTGAAGTTGCGTTCCTGTGCGGAGGCTTtccatgaaaataaagtaaaacctgaaatgacaaaaagaaaacgaAATATCCATCACACAATGAACTACCACAAAAAGACATAAAACATCCCAAACTTATGTATATACAGATGTATTGACGTATATGCATTTATATAGCgtatatatatactcacatatGCATTCACgtgcacatatgtgtgcatatgaatgtgtatacatatatgcactcacgtatatacatatatgcatatatatatatataggcatttACAGACTACACGTATATCTAGGTACACATATATGTATCAGCATTAACAGAAGACTACGACTACCATGATAACAAAATATACGGGAGGCAGCACCAGCTGCAGCAACCACTAACATAACGCAATAGAGGGTTACTAGTACTTCTCTATTTACATACATGTAGGATGGTATTAAGAAAGAGAATACACACGAGGAGTCGTCCATAATAGTTTGCATCTATAGCATGCAGACACTACTATGCTTAAGCTACGAAGACGTTTGGGCTTCTCGTACTCCTCTCCACTGTGTGGCaataaaaagggagagaaagaatataTACACAAGGGTTTTATCGTAGTCGTTTCTTTTGAAGCAAGTATGTATGGTCATAGAGACTGCTCAAGCAGCAAAAGAATGAATAATAACACgagtgcatatatgtatatatatatatatatattgtagaGAGAGAGCACCAGAttaagggagagagatagagaagatagagagagagaacacacacacgcacacacagagaaagagtgctcgaggagaaagagagagagaaagactagCATGCACAGACTACCCAAGTAAACAACTACGCGATTAATACCTTACAGAGAGAGGGTCTATACGACATAGCTTCGTTTACGCAGGAGCAGTTTCTAATTGGGTCGCCGCTTCTTCGATGTAGCTGTCTATATGTACAGCCAACTTCAAACGCCCTGCCTGTATGTGTAgtactatactactactactattatacaaataaaatgtCATACATCCATGGAATAGTAATATACTACCATACAAACAAAACaccttatgtatatatatatatatatggcgtAGGAGTAGTAGAAGAATACTATACGAACAGATGCATATATGTGCAGGGTTTTCGAAATTCCCTTTCTGCATGgggtactagtagtagtagtagactACTATGCAAACATATACATATTTGCATAATGTATCTACTTATTTTAGCAGGCTACTCGAAATGCCCTATGTGTACGGTCTAGTAGTCACAAGCTGTGTGTTGTATGACGTTGCTCTCCACTACCAGCATCAGAATATAATGGAGACTTAATTAGTACACAGAATGGCGTGGCTACCATTCAtgacagaaatttaaaaagactacAAAACATCATAGCAGGCATGGACTTATGGGCCTAACACTTTCGTGTAGGAGATGCTATTGTGTGTAAGACGCATTTCTTGTGTGCCTGATCAAGTGGTTTGTGtggtatatacatataaatatatagttacacatatacatatatatagtcaAGAGCTGTGAGAGTGTACGTAATGTATGTACGCCTGACCGCCTAGTAATATtcggcaggaaggagagagggagttaatggataaaagaaaatcatcaggagtTGTTCATGTACGTGCATGgtgatatctatatatatatatatacataatatatatactatatttatatgtatgcTATGTAGAGGTAGAGTATGATGTCAGTTGCGCCCTCCACAATGGCAGGAAAGTAAGAATTCAAGATATTACAGGGTACAGaagcatatgtgtatgtgtatgatgtAGCCATACAATATCATGCAGCAAATGCCCGGAGCTGTGCGTACGTCTATGTCACAGCTACATGTGTATATGATGCAGAGTAGAAGACATGTGTAGGATATATCTTACCCGTGGCAAAAAACCATAAATAGAGATATTAAGGCATACACCAGGAgttgtataaaatattttctgttgtaaAATCCAACGCAGTTATTTATCCATGGGCAGTGGTGGTCCATATTCAACACGCTGCGACGAACAATACACACACGCAATAGCAATAGCAGCAACCGCAATAGCAGCGACACCAGAAGTACCCAgtagtaacagcagcagtagcagcaacagtggTAGAAGTAGCGacggcagcagcaacaacagcacagCAGCAACACGAGCAATAGGGGCAGTAGtaatagcagcagtagcaacagcaggaGCGTCTGTGGCAGCACAGCAATGGAAAACAGCAGTAGTGACAGGAGCactggcaacagcagcaggagcaacagtagtagtagtagcgacGCCGACAGcaacagtagcagtagtagcGATAGCAGCAGGCTGAACAACACGAGCAGGAGAAGCAATAACAGTAGCAACATGAGCAGTATGCAGACACGGTAAGAGGCATAGAAGCAGGGGTAGGAAGTTGGACAGCGTGTGCACATAATACACCCATACAAAACTACCTATGTTGTATGGCTGTGTGCGTTAATGCGTGCGCGTGCATATATAACACATATGGGAGAGTATTAATAAAGTATGCACCGCAGCACACGAGAAGAGCAGTCGCAATCGCTGGCGTGGCAGATGTTTTTATACAAGCACCAGTACGTCACAGCTGCTGTcgggaaaaagcagaaaaagaagaaagaaaaagagagataaactTCCTCCTGATAGAAGAAGCGTACTTCAGTGTGCAAAGATACAAACATAGCAATTGTTTCGAACGGCGACGTAAGGGCCGTGAAGCCGTAGCTGGCCGGATAACCAGTAACTGCTGTGAAAAACAGGAAGCGTCGTGAAGGGAAGGAAGCGCTGAGGGAAATGAAGGGCTGTGAAAGCAAGGGATGGCTGTGATAGATAGCTTCTACTATTGAAAGTAGGACGCGCTTTGGAAGGAGGATATATAGAGACATTGCTTTCTTAGGACGTATGAGAGAAGAAGTAACTTCCATGAACCACACACAAAGGCAATAGCAGTGCATTGTATGTAAGAAGTCGACAGCACAGCAGCTTCTCATGTCATGTCGCGTACTGCCTTATTTCTATGAGTATATATGTGCGTATGTATGGATGTCTATAAAAAATCGACAACATAATAACCCGTTAGCATATATCTGGTATATTCTCGTTCAGAGTGTGTATCGAATCGACAACATAGACAGCGGAAGTGTAGTGATAGGTTTGGATCATTAGTAAAGCGCTTTACAACTTGCTAACTGTGTGTCAATTGTATGACACAGCTACTTTGATTCATTGTGTTGGAGGCGCACGCTGAACGATACGTCAGGTGTACAGACACCGGAAATGTAGTGATAGGTTTGGATCATTAGTAAAGCGCTCTTCAGCTTGCTAACTGTGTGTGAATTGCATGACACAGCTATTTTGATTCATCGTGTTGGAGGCGCACGCTGAACGATACGTCAGGTGTACAGACACTGGAAATGTAGTGATAGGTGTGGATCAATAGTAAAGCGCTGTTCAACCTGCTAACTGGGTGTGAATTTTATGACACAGCTATTGTGATTCACTGTGCTGGTGGCATATTTTATACGACACTTCGCGTGTACATACAGGGATAGGTTTGTGTCATTAGTACGAAGGTCTTCGGCAGCCCTTTCAACCCGTTTCTTGGCTCAGTGTCTGTAAATTTGCACGTTGAGTGGGTCAGGATACAACCAAAtacacttttatttttgaaagccgTCGCTTCTTTGTGTGTTGCCTGTTGCCTGCTGCATTACTGGAAACAGCGCAAAGACAAAGACCTGCCTCTTCTGTAGAATTCGTCAACACTGCACCGCAGCGACAGAGGTGTTCTCTGCGTTCTCCtcttgtgtttgtgtatatatagtCAAAGAGGTATATATATATCGCTTCAAGACCGCTTTCTATGTACACAATGGCGTCCTCTGTTGTAATTTATTTAGTTCTAGCTCGTAACGTAATCAttattgtctttttctttcccccCCCTCCCCCAGAGATACGTATGTAATTTAACATAGTGCGGAATGTGTGCTTCAGGTTATCTTGTGACTTTTCTTACCATCTGCCACATGCGGAGCAGTGATGTGTCCTATCGGGCTTCCACACGTCGCATACTTTGCAGTATCTTCTTCGTTTGTTTTCATCACCCATGTAGAACCCCCAATTGGCAGGCACGCGTCCAGGATCGGTGAACACGGCTTTGAAGAAGGAGCAtagaagcagaagaaaacagcAATGGAAAACCAAAAAGAGAAGGACTCCTGCTGGTGTAGGGAATGGAAGTAGCATTGGGAGTAGTAAACCAAAAACGTAGCCAAAGTAAAGAAAAGCAATTAGGAAGAGCACAGCTAGCAGAAAGCACCTTCCACCTGCTcttctactactgctactagtGCCACCGCCGCCGGTAGCTCCACCAGGCTGCGGATGGCCAGGGGGAGGCGCTAGTAGACTTCGTCGATAACCGGCGACACTTGAGCCATACGGTCCGGCGGCTGCTGCTGCCGATggtgttcctcctcctcctgagtgagctgctgcagaagcagcaggaacagcagcataGCCAGCGGGTGGTACTAGAGGAGCTAGTGGAGAAGTTACAGCAGCCGCTGTGGGAGAATTTACATTTGCGTTCCCCATGTGCGTTTGCCGTTGATGCTGTGGGGAGCCCCGTATTGCTGTTGCTGG
This genomic interval from Ochotona princeps isolate mOchPri1 unplaced genomic scaffold, mOchPri1.hap1 HAP1_SCAFFOLD_2761, whole genome shotgun sequence contains the following:
- the LOC131479360 gene encoding palmitoyltransferase ZDHHC20-like; the protein is MIYMSHSDFPPRKNMCTLIKCVSYKAVSKKRCYCRGSSRLSSDQYTLSLRPHSCTAISSSGSRTSNSNTGLPTASTANAHGERKSHSGGGGTPSAAAAAGPYGSSVAGYRRSLLAPPPGHPQPGGATGGGGTSSSSRRAGGRCFLLAVLFLIAFLYFGYVFGLLLPMLLPFPTPAGVLLFLVFHCCFLLLLCSFFKAVFTDPGRVPANWGFYMGDENKRRRYCKVCDVWKPDRTHHCSACGRCVLNMDHHCPWINNCVGFYNRKYFIQLLVYALISLFMVFCHGFYFIFMESLRTGTQLHYGRAPRQFSTGTSTTTTTGEVDFQQHAPWSVLRYVYVCLVLFVSMILIFALIPFSRFHMNLVLRNSTTIENMDVVNRDRNRYDLGVSRNVEQVFGANPCCWLIPLQSAATRPVGDGVRWSMHYMVANDDQYYEYIDALTLIVSLAFFRIVTYQVFNSSILNSCTKPTGIVLPPGLRHGRRERGLYKSRRRISPVPKALNTPNVAMLMGSPRKRL